In the bacterium genome, one interval contains:
- a CDS encoding TlpA family protein disulfide reductase: MTLLIRFATILAMIALVLASCSSSDTPATSQLGQAPGFALEGMDGKTIDFEQYKGKLVLVDFWATWCPPCRRSIPHLAELHTKYSGRGFEVVGISLDNTGKESVASFARDYSIPYTILMGTQETAMKWNIGSGIPVAILVNREGAVVEKIVGYKDTQFWEQKIAQYL; the protein is encoded by the coding sequence ATGACGTTGCTAATTAGATTCGCAACAATACTTGCAATGATTGCTCTGGTGCTGGCTTCATGCTCGAGTTCAGATACTCCAGCAACGAGTCAACTTGGTCAAGCACCGGGGTTTGCTTTGGAAGGCATGGACGGGAAAACCATTGACTTTGAGCAATACAAGGGTAAATTAGTGTTGGTAGATTTCTGGGCAACATGGTGTCCACCGTGTCGCCGGTCAATTCCGCACCTTGCGGAGCTGCATACCAAATACTCCGGTCGCGGTTTTGAAGTCGTTGGCATTTCGCTGGATAATACAGGTAAAGAATCAGTTGCGAGTTTTGCGCGGGATTACTCAATCCCGTATACGATCCTGATGGGGACGCAAGAAACCGCAATGAAATGGAATATTGGAAGCGGCATACCGGTAGCGATTCTTGTAAATCGGGAAGGTGCCGTTGTTGAGAAAATCGTCGGGTACAAGGACACGCAATTCTGGGAACAGAAGATCGCCCAGTATTTGTAG
- a CDS encoding heavy-metal-associated domain-containing protein, with protein MRKFAFICMVIAVAAFLAAPAVFACDGAKTGDKASASSCSSSKVTTASATSKDKVTATNVGASCSKEGAAKTGTTAGASCTAAEKAACAAKTGTTAGATCTEAEKAACAAKTGTTAGATCTSGAKATTAGATLPNGHPDLKVADALKCGTAMVAFVNVEKMTCAGCVSGVNKAVGSIDGVCAVETSLDKKTSTIVFHPDKVKTDDLVATITKAGFTATMKSECTEDMKAVFCADFDPAKCAKVCANSAACSKKDTKSSES; from the coding sequence ATGAGAAAATTCGCTTTCATCTGTATGGTGATCGCAGTAGCTGCGTTCCTCGCGGCTCCGGCGGTCTTCGCTTGCGATGGCGCCAAGACTGGCGACAAGGCTTCAGCGTCAAGCTGCAGCAGCTCCAAAGTTACAACGGCCTCAGCTACCAGCAAAGATAAGGTAACTGCGACCAACGTTGGCGCCAGCTGTTCAAAGGAAGGCGCTGCCAAGACCGGAACAACTGCTGGTGCTTCCTGCACCGCGGCTGAGAAGGCTGCCTGCGCTGCCAAGACCGGTACCACTGCCGGTGCTACCTGCACTGAAGCCGAAAAGGCCGCTTGCGCTGCCAAGACCGGCACAACTGCCGGTGCCACCTGCACCAGCGGTGCCAAGGCCACCACGGCCGGCGCTACCCTGCCGAACGGACATCCGGACCTCAAGGTTGCCGATGCCCTTAAGTGCGGTACTGCTATGGTCGCTTTCGTCAACGTCGAGAAGATGACCTGCGCCGGTTGCGTTTCTGGCGTCAACAAGGCCGTTGGCTCAATCGATGGCGTTTGCGCCGTTGAGACCAGCCTCGACAAGAAGACCAGCACGATCGTGTTCCATCCTGACAAAGTGAAGACTGACGACCTTGTCGCCACCATCACCAAGGCAGGCTTCACGGCCACTATGAAGTCCGAGTGCACGGAAGACATGAAAGCTGTCTTCTGCGCTGATTTCGATCCGGCCAAGTGTGCCAAGGTCTGTGCCAACTCTGCTGCTTGCAGCAAGAAGGACACCAAGAGCAGCGAATCCTAA
- a CDS encoding PorV/PorQ family protein: MKRLVVALFFFLIVQISTVCGAKYAGESFTLGAGARPLALGGAFTAISDDPSGLYYNPAGLAQINGRQILLLHSETFGSLVNHDFISYTNPVVFRDRPGSVAIGIYRVGGGGIILTEKDPITGGPKVLSEESHYDYLLLLGGGVNLSERWRVGSSAKIIVRSLAENSAWGLGLDFGIQYGSTKGFAAGATLTNATSTFLSYDNGTRESILPALKIGATHSTEVNHFTLRAVADVDLLFEGRDAAAQVALGAMSLDSHLGGEISYHEIVYFRGGSDIGRLTFGVGIKFNRFRLDGAFLDHNDLDNSYRVSLNIAL, translated from the coding sequence ATGAAACGATTAGTCGTCGCCCTGTTCTTCTTTCTGATTGTCCAGATTTCCACTGTCTGCGGCGCCAAATATGCCGGTGAATCATTTACACTTGGCGCAGGTGCGCGCCCGTTGGCACTGGGCGGCGCATTCACCGCAATCTCTGACGACCCGTCCGGGCTATATTATAATCCCGCAGGCTTAGCACAAATCAATGGTCGCCAAATTCTCCTTTTACATTCAGAGACCTTTGGTTCGCTCGTCAACCACGATTTTATCTCATACACGAATCCAGTTGTGTTCCGCGATCGACCCGGCTCTGTGGCAATTGGAATCTACCGTGTCGGTGGCGGCGGAATCATCCTCACCGAGAAGGATCCAATAACCGGCGGTCCAAAAGTTCTTTCTGAAGAGAGCCACTATGATTACCTGCTTCTTCTGGGTGGTGGTGTAAATCTTTCCGAAAGGTGGCGCGTCGGCAGCTCAGCCAAGATAATCGTTCGCTCGCTCGCCGAAAACTCAGCGTGGGGACTTGGACTCGATTTCGGGATTCAATACGGAAGCACCAAGGGATTTGCCGCCGGTGCAACGCTGACAAATGCTACTTCGACCTTTCTGTCTTATGATAATGGCACCCGCGAGTCGATTCTACCGGCACTGAAGATCGGTGCGACGCACTCCACAGAAGTAAATCACTTCACGTTACGAGCGGTCGCGGATGTCGATCTACTTTTCGAAGGTCGCGACGCCGCTGCCCAAGTCGCGCTCGGCGCAATGTCGCTTGATTCGCATCTCGGCGGAGAAATTTCCTATCACGAAATTGTATATTTCAGAGGAGGATCGGATATTGGCCGGCTAACTTTCGGGGTTGGAATCAAATTCAATCGATTCCGCCTTGATGGTGCGTTCCTTGACCATAACGACCTTGACAATTCATACCGCGTATCGCTTAATATCGCGCTTTAG